The genomic window AACCAATCCTTGTAGGGTGGAGCAGGGGGCGAAAGGAGGAGGGCGAGGGGAATGTCGGGGAGGAGTGATTGTCCGCCAACAAGCGCGGCCGAATCTACCTGACAGCCTCAAGCTCCCGAAGGAGGTCGGCGGGTGGGAGGATGCGGATTGGGCCGGCGCCGCAGAGCACAAGCAAATCTTGATCGCCGGTTACAAGAACTTCTGTCTTTGCGTTCAGTGCGGCTGCCAGGATCGCGTCGTCGGTTGGATCCCTGCAAACGCTGCGAATATCATCGGGCGTTTCCACCGATTCGAAAACCTGTCGGACAACGCGCATGGCTTCCGTCGCGTCAGCCGCCGTGAATTCGAAGGTCGTGCGGAGATGCCGCTCGGTTTCCTCGATGACCTGCGAGCTGACTATTCCGGCGATTTCACGTGCCCGCGCAAGGCGAAGGAGCCGCCGGCAGGTGCCTTCGGTGATGAAGGCCGAAAGGACAACGTTGGTGTCGAAAAAGACCCTCAGACGCGCAGGGCTCTTCACGAGACGATCTTGAAGACGTCCTCCTCGGACACGATTCCCCGTTTGGCGGCGTGGTCGCGCA from Nitrospirota bacterium includes these protein-coding regions:
- a CDS encoding putative toxin-antitoxin system toxin component, PIN family yields the protein MKSPARLRVFFDTNVVLSAFITEGTCRRLLRLARAREIAGIVSSQVIEETERHLRTTFEFTAADATEAMRVVRQVFESVETPDDIRSVCRDPTDDAILAAALNAKTEVLVTGDQDLLVLCGAGPIRILPPADLLRELEAVR